A genomic stretch from Schistosoma haematobium chromosome 2, whole genome shotgun sequence includes:
- the HSDL1_1 gene encoding Inactive hydroxysteroid dehydrogenase-like protein 1 (EggNog:ENOG410V8MG~COG:Q) — protein MFKSTLTFVELITENRLLLLTALIVSWISLKLSQLLLIYLKYTVGVWCLSKRKTLRQAGEWAVVTGASSGIGEAYAEELATEGLNIMLISNDEKQLSSVAKRIANTYNVQTRIVVADFTKNDVCEIIRPAVDQLSTIACLVNNVGMVLPFELFAGEVDSPNEESIKNIIHCNILSTLIMTNIILPKMLTQKGPNPGIINISSYTALKVTPYLTIYPSTKAFIIQFSRCLAAEQYRKNVIIQTMYPLFVSTNMTDLREATYFTPSAKVYAKSALDMFGVEQQTTGYFPHELKAFVYNLLTTSLWVKIIERTFTPISRQSKKFD, from the coding sequence atgtttaagagCACTTTGACTTTCGTGGAACTTATCACAGAGAATCGGTTACTCTTGCTTACTGCACTCATCGTTTCTTGGATAAGTCTCAAACTTTCACAGTTATTGTTGATCTATTTGAAATACACTGTTGGAGTATGGTGCTTATCTAAACGGAAAACACTTCGTCAGGCTGGTGAATGGGCAGTTGTCACTGGTGCATCGTCAGGTATTGGTGAAGCGTATGCAGAAGAACTGGCCACAGAAGGTCTCAATATCATGCTTATCAGTAATGATGAGAAACAACTGTCGTCCGTTGCTAAACGAATCGCAAATACCTACAATGTTCAAACACGAATTGTGGTTGCAGATTTCACTAAAAATGATGTTTGTGAAATAATAAGACCTGCTGTTGACCAACTGTCCACAATTGCTTGTTTAGTTAACAATGTTGGTATGGTGTTACCCTTCGAGTTGTTTGCTGGAGAAGTTGATTCACCGAATGAagaatcaatcaaaaatatcaTTCATTGTAACATTTTATCTACACTGATAATGACAAACATCATTCTGCCGAAAATGTTAACACAGAAAGGACCTAATCCTGGTATCATAAACATTTCATCTTATACAGCTTTAAAAGTGACGCCCTACTTGACAATTTATCCTTCAACCAAAGCattcattattcaattctcTAGATGTCTGGCTGCAGAACAGTATAGAAAGAATGTGATTATACAAACGATGTATCCATTATTTGTATCTACAAATATGACCGATTTAAGAGAAGCCACATATTTCACACCATCTGCTAAAGTCTATGCTAAAAGTGCATTGGATATGTTTGGTGTTGAACAACAAACCACTGGTTATTTTCCACATGAGTTAAAAGCATTTGTATACAATTTATTGACAACATCATTGTGGGTAAAAATAATCGAACGTACGTTCACTCCAATCAGTAGACAATCGAAGAAGTTTGACTAA